The following proteins are encoded in a genomic region of Burkholderia pyrrocinia:
- a CDS encoding DMT family transporter, with protein sequence MQRGVVYGVLAGALWGMVFLVPRLLTDFSPLLLSAGRYAMYGLVSLVAALPAARSLLARLTREDLVALVKLAVVGNVAYYMLLSGAVHLIGIAPSSLIVGVLPVTVTLAGLGDHGAVPLRRLAAPLALVIAGIVCINVDLFTSEAAHATTLGQKLAGIACAAGALASWTWYAVANARYLQRHHHFGGNEWSVLWGVVTGLIGGLCWIAILALPAGTVQAAVPASRWQLFWLLNLVLAIGASWLGNGLWNAASKRLPLTLSGQLIVFETVFAMLYAFVYDQRMPHVLEIAALVLLLAGVYGSVRRHSDTPAGGDTPGSASANAKAATH encoded by the coding sequence ATGCAGCGCGGTGTGGTCTATGGTGTCCTGGCAGGCGCCCTGTGGGGCATGGTGTTTCTGGTTCCGCGGCTGCTGACCGACTTCTCGCCGCTGCTGCTGAGCGCCGGCCGCTACGCGATGTACGGCCTCGTGTCGCTCGTGGCTGCGCTGCCGGCCGCCCGCTCGCTGCTCGCGCGGCTGACCCGCGAAGATCTCGTGGCGCTCGTGAAGCTCGCCGTCGTCGGCAACGTCGCGTACTACATGCTGCTGTCCGGCGCCGTGCACCTGATCGGCATCGCGCCCAGCTCGCTGATCGTCGGCGTGCTGCCCGTCACCGTCACGCTCGCCGGCCTCGGCGACCACGGCGCCGTACCGCTGCGCCGGCTCGCCGCCCCGCTCGCGCTGGTGATCGCGGGTATCGTCTGCATCAACGTCGATCTGTTCACGTCCGAGGCCGCGCACGCGACGACGCTCGGCCAGAAGCTCGCGGGCATCGCTTGCGCGGCCGGCGCGCTCGCGAGCTGGACCTGGTACGCGGTCGCGAACGCGCGCTACCTGCAACGCCATCATCATTTCGGCGGCAACGAGTGGTCGGTGCTGTGGGGCGTCGTGACGGGCCTGATCGGCGGGCTCTGCTGGATCGCGATCCTCGCGCTGCCGGCCGGCACGGTGCAGGCGGCCGTACCGGCGTCGCGCTGGCAGCTGTTCTGGCTGCTGAACCTCGTGCTTGCGATCGGCGCGTCGTGGCTCGGCAACGGGCTGTGGAATGCCGCGTCGAAGCGATTGCCGCTCACGCTGTCGGGCCAGTTGATCGTGTTCGAAACCGTGTTCGCGATGCTTTACGCGTTCGTTTACGACCAGCGGATGCCGCACGTGCTCGAGATCGCCGCGCTCGTGCTGCTGCTCGCTGGTGTATACGGGTCGGTGCGACGGCACAGCGACACGCCCGCCGGCGGCGATACGCCGGGCAGCGCATCCGCAAACGCGAAAGCCGCGACCCACTGA
- a CDS encoding RnfH family protein: MLSIEVCYALPDRQTLIPLSLPEGATVRSAIDASGVLALHPEIDLAHAKTGVYGKLAPLDAPLADHDRVEIYRPLIVDPKLARQRRVDKSRREGSVEGRKWMHKDAR; encoded by the coding sequence ATGCTGTCGATCGAAGTCTGCTATGCGTTGCCGGATCGCCAGACGCTGATCCCGCTGTCGCTGCCCGAAGGGGCGACCGTTCGCTCGGCGATCGACGCGAGCGGCGTGCTCGCGCTGCACCCGGAGATCGATCTCGCGCACGCGAAGACGGGCGTGTACGGCAAGCTCGCGCCGCTCGACGCACCGCTCGCCGACCACGATCGTGTCGAGATCTACCGTCCGTTGATCGTCGATCCGAAGCTTGCGCGCCAGCGGCGCGTCGACAAGTCCCGTCGCGAGGGCTCCGTCGAGGGCCGCAAGTGGATGCACAAGGACGCGCGCTGA
- a CDS encoding type II toxin-antitoxin system RatA family toxin: MADVQKTVLIRHSAEQMFDLVTDVADYPNFLPWCGGVEIRRQDESGMEARIDINFKGIKQHFATRNTQQRPTRIDMEFTDGPFKKFTGTWRFTALRADACKIEFALHYEFSSILLEKIIGPVFSHIANTFVDSFVKRADQRYGKG, encoded by the coding sequence ATGGCAGATGTCCAGAAAACCGTATTGATCCGTCATTCGGCGGAACAGATGTTCGACCTCGTCACCGACGTGGCCGACTACCCCAATTTCCTGCCCTGGTGCGGCGGTGTCGAGATCCGCCGTCAGGACGAGAGCGGGATGGAAGCGCGCATCGATATCAACTTCAAGGGCATCAAGCAGCATTTCGCGACGCGCAACACGCAGCAGCGCCCGACGCGGATCGACATGGAGTTCACGGACGGCCCGTTCAAGAAGTTCACGGGCACGTGGCGCTTCACGGCGCTGCGCGCCGATGCGTGCAAGATCGAATTCGCGCTGCACTACGAGTTTTCGAGCATCCTGCTCGAGAAGATCATCGGGCCCGTGTTCAGCCACATTGCGAACACGTTCGTCGATTCATTCGTGAAGCGCGCGGACCAGCGCTACGGAAAGGGGTGA
- the smpB gene encoding SsrA-binding protein SmpB: MSIIDNRKAHFDYHIEERYEAGLVLEGWEVKALRAGRGQIREGYVVIKNAEIFLIGTHISPLPEASTHITPDPVRTRKLLLHRDEIKKLIGKVEQRGYTLVPLNFHYKGGRVKCDIALAKGKKLHDKRETEKKRDWEREKARIMRAGT, from the coding sequence ATGAGCATCATCGACAACAGGAAAGCGCACTTCGATTATCACATCGAAGAACGCTACGAGGCGGGGCTCGTGCTGGAGGGCTGGGAAGTCAAGGCGCTGCGCGCCGGGCGCGGCCAGATCAGGGAAGGTTACGTCGTCATCAAGAACGCCGAAATCTTCCTGATCGGCACGCATATCAGTCCGCTGCCCGAGGCCTCCACGCACATCACCCCCGACCCGGTTCGCACGCGCAAGCTGCTGCTGCACCGTGACGAGATCAAGAAACTGATCGGCAAGGTCGAGCAACGCGGCTACACGCTCGTGCCGCTGAACTTCCACTACAAGGGGGGCCGCGTGAAGTGCGACATCGCGCTCGCGAAGGGCAAGAAGCTGCACGACAAGCGCGAAACCGAGAAGAAGCGCGACTGGGAACGCGAAAAGGCGCGCATCATGCGCGCCGGCACCTGA